In Octopus bimaculoides isolate UCB-OBI-ISO-001 chromosome 26, ASM119413v2, whole genome shotgun sequence, the following are encoded in one genomic region:
- the LOC106871631 gene encoding phospholipase A and acyltransferase 4 isoform X1 — translation MFMTVCVHSSVYIKQLFEPYPLGSILRFNRGSYDHYAIYAGLGSVIHYSGEADMKTQYDAKVRRESLSAVAAGSPVTVANIHDEETQPFGRCDIVRRAQSRIGEYKYSILSNNCEHFVNWCRYGKHFSSQVNDKLRSATRYVLRTDL, via the exons atgTTTATGACTGTATGTGTTCATTCCAGTGTGTACATCAAACAA TTGTTTGAACCTTATCCTCTGGGCAGCATCTTGCGCTTTAACCGAGGAAGCTACGACCATTATGCAATTTATGCCGGTTTGGGCTCTGTAATTCATTACAGTGGAGAAGCAGACATGAAGACACAATATGACGCAAAGGTCCGTCGCGAGAGTTTGAGTGCAGTGGCGGCGGGCAGCCCTGTGACGGTGGCCAACATCCACGACGAAGAAACCCAGCCTTTCGGCAGGTGTGACATCGTGAGAAGGGCTCAGTCGAGGATCGGCGAATACAAATACAGTATATTGAGCAACAATTGCGAACACTTCGTTAATTGGTGCCGATATGGCAAACATTTTAGTTCACAAGTGAACGACAAACTTAGATCGGCGACCAGGTATGTACTGAGAACTGACTTGTAG
- the LOC106871631 gene encoding uncharacterized protein LOC106871631 isoform X2: MEIVIGLLSVIILLLLVLLVRSKMLGNNKGKGNMSEPQVTSSSMQKTNSIYINAPGQGLHFQQQNSEEHYECLNPDPEISAAIEDDSETYVELR, encoded by the exons ATGGAAATAg ttaTAGGCCTCCTTTCAGTCATCATATTATTGCTGTTAGTCCTTCTTGTCAG GTCTAAGATGCTTGGAAACAACAAAGGCAAAGGTAATATGTCAGAACCTCAAGTCACTTCCTCCTCCATGCAAAAGACCAACTCAATTTATATCAATGCACCTGGACAAGGATTACATTTCCAACAGCAAAACTCTGAAGAACATTATGAATGCTTGAATCCAGATCCAGAAATTTCAGCAGCCATAGAAGATGATAGTGAAACTTATGTCGAGCTaagataa